The following are encoded together in the Culex pipiens pallens isolate TS chromosome 1, TS_CPP_V2, whole genome shotgun sequence genome:
- the LOC120423326 gene encoding cadherin-89D isoform X1: MTARSTLETTTMLLTRTILLLFLLFFNPLTSEGCKLYSKSNLRTKSDGVQFLRLKEDFPVGGEIVSLYAYPRNSILIARTENSSDGEYFKLKEVNSTVVSVILNRSLDDLVDSDAPQSILKFSVFCSGSSMVMNKDNQSSFFTITVYIEDINDNDPEFINLPYAITLDESTPIETVVFNRIKAIDRDKPNTPNSDVEYAIAPKQIKSGDFPFRLESSQRPKLILQRPLDYDAGQHTMNVLVIATDRGNPPRTANATVRVTIRDVDDLPPIFTRAVYRTKMKESYPVTGKPIHEPVYFDPPIDAFDQDSLNTTLIFGIIAGNDRQLFWMSPETGTLFLQKEIDLEEESLPDNTIILQIEARQANNPTKSALARIELEIIDLNDNLPEFEVDLYNISIIENLPKGFSILQVNAIDRDQAENAEFYYYLANEDPKGAFVIDHMSGWIVVNDETFLDKETRNSLRMTVNAMERIEQVDRSQNYGTVQVEITLLDTNDNTPEFEKGTLYEFKANCSAGMGSKIGSILAKDPDDRGNGQVQYHIKNVRPNLAIPFKLDPDTGDIKVSEPLSYGKIAFFVEARDQPQNPSESRFNVALVTVEIVCQSIEDIEFIGAPYEFWVGADAPIGNSVGQIRTTFDSNTEEEIFFDLLHSYPEGVPFAIEERSGIVTVIEGLNKFDRRCYEFETVVSYLPNSEGKIADQLTPEAYNNLEKIIVTNVTIHVIKNNFMLLRGTNSTPIEFKVKENKPNTLIGQLKFQDFQEQCEADEKGLPPLISVRGDRNRGDRQVFNLNGKNRTRYGRRFIRDVGGDFVQLYPLVAFDAMYVTNGTRKARNSRYSRTPTSGVQYSLVNSYDVSDLIKLTDEGKLMTVKGLDREKQDMIKVTIIAEYFYKHRTFAGIYQVLISIEDENDNPPKFNQPYYLGVIAENSPIGTEIVLNNPIIITDPDIGINSEYELVLSGESNSFAAQFSNSTLSNYNKTVAHIFKNLQIANMDSGELSNRRVDFRQKEGFNGSTPHYNILFMGPNKLDREEIDSLSLKMMATDHDSLTSEVELRILILDVNDNPPIFDKIAIFRKSKCEMVENTSDLELFYLDELETEVLPEFMNRESARMSYGVDSLFDMVQSAPYVGMPRLFDGQLVMGNRSTGVRRKGYKPKGRLRKTRAISKKPGLRFSLPENVEVGKVILKLTASDDDFDKNSKVYYEIVNQEDKLTGNRSSYFRIDRGSGELKAVRRLPPDMEVKLNVSAKDMGGLADVIALEFMIYDVNDNAPVFEKQWYTFRVEEGNYPITGTRIGQVRATDEDLGVNGNVSYLLLAEDDRKIPFAISPLDGTIRVSGEVDREMVASYRFKVLASDNGVDLKLSAMVDVEVIVQDKNDNSPEFTTYDDLQFDRNSVKRLPVYVSYINVNAKPGTFVKQVQAKDNDFAENGNGLVIFSLSGQNDLLQFSVDPKDGVITTASKFVPPSGRKSYQHVNVTVIASDFGTPPRSSSALLIVNLQGDPDRSSVFDEKIPLFPYKYYEIELRENDHAPRVVLNVTLNKKHSKELFRWQIVNDEFGERFRIDERNGSLWLLQPLDREERELYEIKIRVDKVKNRESRNVPSVLYALENPVRRKSHKLYDNEVEILIKVMDVNDNAPIFKENDGPIIAVVPDRANYGYPVLKVEAYDEDSGNNGEIRYSLLNEPARLFDVDALTGQIRLLSSLVTFQDRVFGFDVKATDRVGADDGKSTIANVFVYVLNAQQEVCLILAGPPVEIEKQLGMITISLSMATGYDVRIRALESNDKVEDATNLYLYAIDRRTNSLVEMGELQRSLAALDMANLKPNLPIIELTDLSSNALEPHSFDAGSGAGMKGIELATVVIGGLIFAGGTATALCIACARYRRLIPLPHLSGGIGGGSVSQDVRGTGIRNTGTSTLNANSNNGGGGGTNGSSISRPITRVDIQPVINRSDLKSSIFHPNFHRQFVTNISTESSAVPPVNEENNSDSYEDSLKDSLTSNTSL; encoded by the exons CAGTCGTCATTTTTCACAATTACTGTTTACATTGAAGATATTAACGATAATGATCCCGAATTTATCAATCTACCGTATGCGATCACGCTGGACGAATCAACGCCAATTGAGACGGTGGTGTTTAATAGAATTAAGGCAATTGATCGTGATAAGCCAAACACGCCGAATTCCGACGTCGAGTACGCGATCGCGCCGAAGCAGATCAAAAGCGGCGACTTCCCGTTTCGTCTCGAGAGTTCCCAGCGGCCCAAGTTGATCCTGCAGCGCCCGCTGGACTACGATGCGGGTCAGCACACGATGAACGTGCTGGTGATCGCGACCGACCGTGGGAACCCACCGCGCACGGCCAACGCAACGGTGCGCGTCACGATACGCGATGTGGACGACCTGCCGCCGATCTTCACGCGGGCGGTGTACCGGACCAAGATGAAGGAGTCGTACCCGGTGACG ggCAAACCGATTCACGAACCGGTCTACTTTGATCCACCGATCGACGCGTTCGATCAGGACTCGCTGAATACGACGCTGATTTTTGGGATCATTGCCGGTAACGATCGGCAGCTGTTCTGGATGTCACCGGAAACGGGTACGCTGTTTCTGCAGAAGGAGATTGACCTGGAGGAGGAAAGCCTGCCGGACAACACGATCATTCTGCAGATTGAGGCACGTCAGGCGAACAATCCGACCAAGAGTGCGCTCGCGAG AATCGAGCTGGAGATAATCGACCTGAACGACAACCTGCCCGAGTTTGAGGTCGATCTGTACAACATATCCATCATCGAGAATCTTCCCAAGGGGTTCAGCATCCTTCAGGTAAACGCGATCGATCGCGATCAAGCGGAAAATGCCGAGTTCTACTACTACCTGGCAAACGAGGATCCGAAAGGGGCGTTCGTGATCGACCATATGAGTGGGTGGATCGTGGTCAACGATGAGACGTTTTTGGACAAGGAGACGAGAAACTCGCTAAGGATGACGGTCAACGCCATGGAACGAATCGAGCAGGTCGATCGTAGTCAGAACTACGGGACGGTTCAGGTGGAGATCACCTTGCTTGACACCAATGACAACACGCCGGAGTTTGAGAAGGGAACGTTGTACGAGTTCAAGGCGAACTGTAGCGCCGGAATGGGGAGCAAGATCGGGTCAATCCTGGCGAAAGACCCAGACGATCGAGGAAATGGTCAAGTGCAGTACCACATCAAGAACGTCCGACCCAACCTGGCGATCCCGTTCAAACTCGACCCGGACACCGGAGACATAAAGGTGTCGGAACCGCTCTCCTACGGCAAGATCGCGTTCTTCGTTGAAGCACGCGATCAACCCCAAAACCCGTCCGAATCCCGCTTCAACGTAGCGCTCGTCACCGTCGAAATCGTCTGTCAATCAATCGAGGACATCGAGTTCATCGGAGCGCCGTACGAATTCTGGGTCGGCGCTGACGCGCCAATCGGAAATTCCGTCGGTCAAATCCGAACCACGTTCGACTCCAACACGGAGGAGGAGATTTTCTTCGACCTGCTGCACTCCTACCCGGAGGGTGTTCCGTTCGCGATCGAGGAGCGATCCGGCATCGTGACGGTCATCGAGGGACTGAACAAGTTCGACCGCCGGTGCTACGAGTTTGAAACGGTTGTGTCGTACCTGCCGAACTCGGAGGGAAAGATAGCTGATCAGTTGACGCCGGAGGCGTACAACAACCTGGAGAAAATCATCGTTACGAATGTGACCATTCACGTGATCAAGAACAACTTTATGCTGCTGAGGGGTACCAACTCGACGCCGATCGAGTTCAAGGTCAAGGAGAACAAGCCGAACACGTTGATTGGGCAGTTAAAGTTCCAGGACTTTCAGGAGCAGTGCGAAGCGGACGAGAAAGGGTTGCCGCCGTTGATATCGGTTCGGGGCGATCGTAACCGTGGCGATCGTCAGGTTTTTAACTTGAACGGGAAGAATCGGACGCGATATGGGAGACGGTTCATTAGGGATGTGGGCGGGGATTTCGTCCAGCTGTACCCGCTGGTGGCATTTGACGCTATGTACGTTACGAACGGGACGAGGAAGGCAAGGAACTCCAGGTATTCGAGGACACCGACGAGTGGCGTTCAGTACTCGCTGGTGAACAGCTACGACGTGTCTGACTTGATTAAACTGACCGATGAGGGTAAGTTGATGACGGTGAAGGGGTTAGATAGGGAGAAGCAAGACATGATCAAGGTCACCATCATCGCTGAGTATTTCTACAAACACCGAACGTTCGCCGGAATCTACCAAGTGTTGATCTCGATCGAGGACGAAAACGACAACCCGCCAAAGTTCAACCAGCCGTACTATTTGGGAGTGATCGCGGAGAACTCCCCAATCGGGACGGAAATCGTACTGAACAACCCGATCATCATCACCGACCCGGATATCGGAATCAACTCCGAGTACGAGTTGGTCCTGTCGGGAGAATCGAACTCCTTCGCAGCGCAATTCTCCAACTCTACCCTCTCAAACTACAACAAAACAGTGGCGCACATCTTCAAGAACCTGCAGATCGCAAACATGGACTCGGGCGAGCTGAGCAACCGACGGGTTGACTTTCGCCAGAAGGAGGGCTTCAACGGGTCCACCCCGCACTACAACATCCTGTTCATGGGACCGAACAAGCTCGATCGCGAAGAGATTGACAGCCTGAGCTTGAAAATGATGGCGACCGACCACGACAGCCTGACGTCGGAGGTCGAGCTGAGGATCTTGATTTTGGACGTGAACGACAATCCGCCAATCTTTGACAAGATCGCGATCTTTCGCAAGAGCAAGTGCGAGATGGTGGAAAATACGAGCGATCTGGAGTTGTTCTATCTGGATGAGCTGGAGACGGAGGTGCTGCCGGAGTTTATGAACCGGGAGTCGGCGCGGATGAGCTACGGTGTTGATAGCTTGTTCGATATGGTCCAGTCGGCGCCGTACGTCGGGATGCCGCGGTTGTTTGACGGCCAGTTGGTGATGGGGAATCGATCGACGGGGGTGAGGCGGAAGGGGTACAAGCCAAAGGGGAGGTTGAGGAAAACGAGGGCGATCAGCAAGAAGCCGGGTTTGAGGTTCAGCTTGCCGGAGAACGTGGAGGTTGGCAAGGTGATCTTGAAGTTGACGGCGAGCGATGACGACTTTGACAAGAACTCGAAGGTTTATTACGAGATCGTGAACCAGGAGGACAAGCTGACGGGTAATCGGAGCAGTTACTTCCGGATCGATCGGGGCTCGGGGGAGTTGAAGGCGGTGAGGCGGTTGCCGCCGGATATGGAGGTCAAGCTGAACGTATCGGCCAAGGACATGGGCGGGTTGGCGGACGTGATTGCGCTGGAGTTTATGATCTACGACGTGAATGACAACGCGCCGGTGTTTGAGAAGCAGTGGTACACGTTTAGGGTTGAGGAGGGGAACTACCCGATCACGGGGACGCGAATTGGCCAGGTCAGGGCGACGGACGAGGATTTGGGCGTGAACGGGAACGTTTCGTATCTTCTGCTGGCGGAAGATGATCGGAAGATTCCGTTCGCCATATCGCCGCTGGATGGTACGATCAGGGTTTCCGGAGAGGTCGATCGAGAGATGGTGGCTTCGTACAGATTCAAGGTACTGGCGTCGGATAACGGAGTTGACCTGAAGCTATCGGCCATGGTGGACGTCGAGGTGATCGTGCAGGACAAAAACGACAACAGTCCGGAGTTTACCACGTATGACGATCTTCAGTTCGATCGCAACAGTGTCAAGCGGCTTCCGGTGTACGTGTCGTACATCAACGTTAACGCCAAGCCGGGCACGTTCGTGAAGCAGGTGCAAGCAAAAGACAACGACTTTGCCGAAAATGGAAACGGATTGGTGATTTTTTCGCTAAGCGGACAAAACGATCTGCTTCAGTTTTCCGTTGATCCTAAAGATGGCGTGATCACCACAGCTTCAAAGTTTGTCCCACCTTCCGGTAGGAAGAGCTACCAGCACGTCAACGTAACGGTGATAGCTTCGGACTTTGGGACACCTCCGCGGTCGAGTTCGGCTCTGCTGATCGTCAACCTGCAAGGCGATCCCGATCGATCGAGCGTCTTCGACGAAAAGATCCCCCTCTTTCCGTACAAGTACTACGAGATCGAGCTGCGTGAGAACGACCACGCTCCGCGGGTGGTGCTGAACGTCACGTTGAACAAGAAGCACTCCAAGGAGCTGTTCCGGTGGCAGATCGTCAACGATGAGTTCGGTGAACGCTTCCGCATTGACGAGCGGAACGGGTCGCTGTGGTTGCTGCAGCCGCTTGATCGCGAGGAGCGAGAACTGTACGAGATCAAGATTCGGGTTGACAAGGTCAAGAATCGGGAGAGTCGGAACGTGCCGAGTGTGCTGTACGCGCTGGAGAACCCGGTCAGGAGGAAGTCCCACAAGCTGTACGACAACGAGGTCGAGATACTGATCAAGGTCATGGATGTGAACGACAATGCGCCGATTTTTAAGGAAAACGACGGTCCGATCATTGCGGTTGTTCCGGATCGTGCGAACTACGGCTACCCGGTGTTGAAAGTTGAGGCTTACGACGAAGACTCCGGGAACAACGGGGAAATTCGCTACTCACTGCTCAACGAACCGGCTCGCCTGTTCGACGTGGACGCCCTCACGGGTCAGATTCGACTGCTGAGTTCGCTGGTGACCTTCCAGGATCGAGTGTTCGGCTTCGACGTCAAAGCGACCGATCGCGTCGGTGCCGACGACGGAAAGTCCACGATCGCGAACGTGTTTGTGTACGTGCTGAACGCCCAACAGGAGGTCTGCCTGATACTCGCGGGACCCCCGGTGGAGATCGAGAAGCAGCTGGGTATGATCACGATCAGCCTGAGTATGGCCACCGGGTACGACGTCCGGATACGGGCGCTGGAGAGCAACGACAAGGTCGAGGACGCCACCAATTTGTACCTGTACGCCATCGATCGGAGGACCAACTCGCTGGTTGAGATGGGCGAACTTCAGAG ATCCTTGGCCGCGCTAGACATGGCCAACCTGAAGCCGAACCTGCCCATCATCGAGCTCACCGATCTGTCGTCGAACGCGCTCGAGCCGCACTCGTTCGACGCGGGTTCCGGGGCGGGCATGAAGGGCATCGAGCTGGCCACCGTCGTCATCGGGGGACTGATCTTTGCTGGCGGGACGGCAACGGCGCTGTGCATCGCGTGTGCCCGCTATCGACG CTTGATTCCGCTGCCCCACTTGAGTGGTGGCATTGGCGGCGGCAGCGTCTCGCAGGACGTGCGCGGTACCGGAATCCGCAACACCGGAACGTCCACGCTGAATGCCAACAGCAACAACGGTGGCGGCGGTGGAACCAACGGAAGCAGCATTAGCCGACCGATCACGAGGGTGGACATCCAGCCGGTGATAAACCGGTCCGATCTGAAGAGTTCGATCTTCCATCCGAACTTTCACCGGCAGTTTGTGACGAACATTAGTACGGAGTCGAGCGCGGTTCCGCCGGTCAATGAGGAGAATAATAG tgaTAGCTACGAGGACTCGCTGAAGGATTCGCTGACGTCGAACACGAGCCTCTGA
- the LOC120423326 gene encoding cadherin-89D isoform X2: MTARSTLETTTMLLTRTILLLFLLFFNPLTSEGCKLYSKSNLRTKSDGVQFLRLKEDFPVGGEIVSLYAYPRNSILIARTENSSDGEYFKLKEVNSTVVSVILNRSLDDLVDSDAPQSILKFSVFCSGSSMVMNKDNQSSFFTITVYIEDINDNDPEFINLPYAITLDESTPIETVVFNRIKAIDRDKPNTPNSDVEYAIAPKQIKSGDFPFRLESSQRPKLILQRPLDYDAGQHTMNVLVIATDRGNPPRTANATVRVTIRDVDDLPPIFTRAVYRTKMKESYPVTGKPIHEPVYFDPPIDAFDQDSLNTTLIFGIIAGNDRQLFWMSPETGTLFLQKEIDLEEESLPDNTIILQIEARQANNPTKSALARIELEIIDLNDNLPEFEVDLYNISIIENLPKGFSILQVNAIDRDQAENAEFYYYLANEDPKGAFVIDHMSGWIVVNDETFLDKETRNSLRMTVNAMERIEQVDRSQNYGTVQVEITLLDTNDNTPEFEKGTLYEFKANCSAGMGSKIGSILAKDPDDRGNGQVQYHIKNVRPNLAIPFKLDPDTGDIKVSEPLSYGKIAFFVEARDQPQNPSESRFNVALVTVEIVCQSIEDIEFIGAPYEFWVGADAPIGNSVGQIRTTFDSNTEEEIFFDLLHSYPEGVPFAIEERSGIVTVIEGLNKFDRRCYEFETVVSYLPNSEGKIADQLTPEAYNNLEKIIVTNVTIHVIKNNFMLLRGTNSTPIEFKVKENKPNTLIGQLKFQDFQEQCEADEKGLPPLISVRGDRNRGDRQVFNLNGKNRTRYGRRFIRDVGGDFVQLYPLVAFDAMYVTNGTRKARNSRYSRTPTSGVQYSLVNSYDVSDLIKLTDEGKLMTVKGLDREKQDMIKVTIIAEYFYKHRTFAGIYQVLISIEDENDNPPKFNQPYYLGVIAENSPIGTEIVLNNPIIITDPDIGINSEYELVLSGESNSFAAQFSNSTLSNYNKTVAHIFKNLQIANMDSGELSNRRVDFRQKEGFNGSTPHYNILFMGPNKLDREEIDSLSLKMMATDHDSLTSEVELRILILDVNDNPPIFDKIAIFRKSKCEMVENTSDLELFYLDELETEVLPEFMNRESARMSYGVDSLFDMVQSAPYVGMPRLFDGQLVMGNRSTGVRRKGYKPKGRLRKTRAISKKPGLRFSLPENVEVGKVILKLTASDDDFDKNSKVYYEIVNQEDKLTGNRSSYFRIDRGSGELKAVRRLPPDMEVKLNVSAKDMGGLADVIALEFMIYDVNDNAPVFEKQWYTFRVEEGNYPITGTRIGQVRATDEDLGVNGNVSYLLLAEDDRKIPFAISPLDGTIRVSGEVDREMVASYRFKVLASDNGVDLKLSAMVDVEVIVQDKNDNSPEFTTYDDLQFDRNSVKRLPVYVSYINVNAKPGTFVKQVQAKDNDFAENGNGLVIFSLSGQNDLLQFSVDPKDGVITTASKFVPPSGRKSYQHVNVTVIASDFGTPPRSSSALLIVNLQGDPDRSSVFDEKIPLFPYKYYEIELRENDHAPRVVLNVTLNKKHSKELFRWQIVNDEFGERFRIDERNGSLWLLQPLDREERELYEIKIRVDKVKNRESRNVPSVLYALENPVRRKSHKLYDNEVEILIKVMDVNDNAPIFKENDGPIIAVVPDRANYGYPVLKVEAYDEDSGNNGEIRYSLLNEPARLFDVDALTGQIRLLSSLVTFQDRVFGFDVKATDRVGADDGKSTIANVFVYVLNAQQEVCLILAGPPVEIEKQLGMITISLSMATGYDVRIRALESNDKVEDATNLYLYAIDRRTNSLVEMGELQRSLAALDMANLKPNLPIIELTDLSSNALEPHSFDAGSGAGMKGIELATVVIGGLIFAGGTATALCIACARYRRNYRY, translated from the exons CAGTCGTCATTTTTCACAATTACTGTTTACATTGAAGATATTAACGATAATGATCCCGAATTTATCAATCTACCGTATGCGATCACGCTGGACGAATCAACGCCAATTGAGACGGTGGTGTTTAATAGAATTAAGGCAATTGATCGTGATAAGCCAAACACGCCGAATTCCGACGTCGAGTACGCGATCGCGCCGAAGCAGATCAAAAGCGGCGACTTCCCGTTTCGTCTCGAGAGTTCCCAGCGGCCCAAGTTGATCCTGCAGCGCCCGCTGGACTACGATGCGGGTCAGCACACGATGAACGTGCTGGTGATCGCGACCGACCGTGGGAACCCACCGCGCACGGCCAACGCAACGGTGCGCGTCACGATACGCGATGTGGACGACCTGCCGCCGATCTTCACGCGGGCGGTGTACCGGACCAAGATGAAGGAGTCGTACCCGGTGACG ggCAAACCGATTCACGAACCGGTCTACTTTGATCCACCGATCGACGCGTTCGATCAGGACTCGCTGAATACGACGCTGATTTTTGGGATCATTGCCGGTAACGATCGGCAGCTGTTCTGGATGTCACCGGAAACGGGTACGCTGTTTCTGCAGAAGGAGATTGACCTGGAGGAGGAAAGCCTGCCGGACAACACGATCATTCTGCAGATTGAGGCACGTCAGGCGAACAATCCGACCAAGAGTGCGCTCGCGAG AATCGAGCTGGAGATAATCGACCTGAACGACAACCTGCCCGAGTTTGAGGTCGATCTGTACAACATATCCATCATCGAGAATCTTCCCAAGGGGTTCAGCATCCTTCAGGTAAACGCGATCGATCGCGATCAAGCGGAAAATGCCGAGTTCTACTACTACCTGGCAAACGAGGATCCGAAAGGGGCGTTCGTGATCGACCATATGAGTGGGTGGATCGTGGTCAACGATGAGACGTTTTTGGACAAGGAGACGAGAAACTCGCTAAGGATGACGGTCAACGCCATGGAACGAATCGAGCAGGTCGATCGTAGTCAGAACTACGGGACGGTTCAGGTGGAGATCACCTTGCTTGACACCAATGACAACACGCCGGAGTTTGAGAAGGGAACGTTGTACGAGTTCAAGGCGAACTGTAGCGCCGGAATGGGGAGCAAGATCGGGTCAATCCTGGCGAAAGACCCAGACGATCGAGGAAATGGTCAAGTGCAGTACCACATCAAGAACGTCCGACCCAACCTGGCGATCCCGTTCAAACTCGACCCGGACACCGGAGACATAAAGGTGTCGGAACCGCTCTCCTACGGCAAGATCGCGTTCTTCGTTGAAGCACGCGATCAACCCCAAAACCCGTCCGAATCCCGCTTCAACGTAGCGCTCGTCACCGTCGAAATCGTCTGTCAATCAATCGAGGACATCGAGTTCATCGGAGCGCCGTACGAATTCTGGGTCGGCGCTGACGCGCCAATCGGAAATTCCGTCGGTCAAATCCGAACCACGTTCGACTCCAACACGGAGGAGGAGATTTTCTTCGACCTGCTGCACTCCTACCCGGAGGGTGTTCCGTTCGCGATCGAGGAGCGATCCGGCATCGTGACGGTCATCGAGGGACTGAACAAGTTCGACCGCCGGTGCTACGAGTTTGAAACGGTTGTGTCGTACCTGCCGAACTCGGAGGGAAAGATAGCTGATCAGTTGACGCCGGAGGCGTACAACAACCTGGAGAAAATCATCGTTACGAATGTGACCATTCACGTGATCAAGAACAACTTTATGCTGCTGAGGGGTACCAACTCGACGCCGATCGAGTTCAAGGTCAAGGAGAACAAGCCGAACACGTTGATTGGGCAGTTAAAGTTCCAGGACTTTCAGGAGCAGTGCGAAGCGGACGAGAAAGGGTTGCCGCCGTTGATATCGGTTCGGGGCGATCGTAACCGTGGCGATCGTCAGGTTTTTAACTTGAACGGGAAGAATCGGACGCGATATGGGAGACGGTTCATTAGGGATGTGGGCGGGGATTTCGTCCAGCTGTACCCGCTGGTGGCATTTGACGCTATGTACGTTACGAACGGGACGAGGAAGGCAAGGAACTCCAGGTATTCGAGGACACCGACGAGTGGCGTTCAGTACTCGCTGGTGAACAGCTACGACGTGTCTGACTTGATTAAACTGACCGATGAGGGTAAGTTGATGACGGTGAAGGGGTTAGATAGGGAGAAGCAAGACATGATCAAGGTCACCATCATCGCTGAGTATTTCTACAAACACCGAACGTTCGCCGGAATCTACCAAGTGTTGATCTCGATCGAGGACGAAAACGACAACCCGCCAAAGTTCAACCAGCCGTACTATTTGGGAGTGATCGCGGAGAACTCCCCAATCGGGACGGAAATCGTACTGAACAACCCGATCATCATCACCGACCCGGATATCGGAATCAACTCCGAGTACGAGTTGGTCCTGTCGGGAGAATCGAACTCCTTCGCAGCGCAATTCTCCAACTCTACCCTCTCAAACTACAACAAAACAGTGGCGCACATCTTCAAGAACCTGCAGATCGCAAACATGGACTCGGGCGAGCTGAGCAACCGACGGGTTGACTTTCGCCAGAAGGAGGGCTTCAACGGGTCCACCCCGCACTACAACATCCTGTTCATGGGACCGAACAAGCTCGATCGCGAAGAGATTGACAGCCTGAGCTTGAAAATGATGGCGACCGACCACGACAGCCTGACGTCGGAGGTCGAGCTGAGGATCTTGATTTTGGACGTGAACGACAATCCGCCAATCTTTGACAAGATCGCGATCTTTCGCAAGAGCAAGTGCGAGATGGTGGAAAATACGAGCGATCTGGAGTTGTTCTATCTGGATGAGCTGGAGACGGAGGTGCTGCCGGAGTTTATGAACCGGGAGTCGGCGCGGATGAGCTACGGTGTTGATAGCTTGTTCGATATGGTCCAGTCGGCGCCGTACGTCGGGATGCCGCGGTTGTTTGACGGCCAGTTGGTGATGGGGAATCGATCGACGGGGGTGAGGCGGAAGGGGTACAAGCCAAAGGGGAGGTTGAGGAAAACGAGGGCGATCAGCAAGAAGCCGGGTTTGAGGTTCAGCTTGCCGGAGAACGTGGAGGTTGGCAAGGTGATCTTGAAGTTGACGGCGAGCGATGACGACTTTGACAAGAACTCGAAGGTTTATTACGAGATCGTGAACCAGGAGGACAAGCTGACGGGTAATCGGAGCAGTTACTTCCGGATCGATCGGGGCTCGGGGGAGTTGAAGGCGGTGAGGCGGTTGCCGCCGGATATGGAGGTCAAGCTGAACGTATCGGCCAAGGACATGGGCGGGTTGGCGGACGTGATTGCGCTGGAGTTTATGATCTACGACGTGAATGACAACGCGCCGGTGTTTGAGAAGCAGTGGTACACGTTTAGGGTTGAGGAGGGGAACTACCCGATCACGGGGACGCGAATTGGCCAGGTCAGGGCGACGGACGAGGATTTGGGCGTGAACGGGAACGTTTCGTATCTTCTGCTGGCGGAAGATGATCGGAAGATTCCGTTCGCCATATCGCCGCTGGATGGTACGATCAGGGTTTCCGGAGAGGTCGATCGAGAGATGGTGGCTTCGTACAGATTCAAGGTACTGGCGTCGGATAACGGAGTTGACCTGAAGCTATCGGCCATGGTGGACGTCGAGGTGATCGTGCAGGACAAAAACGACAACAGTCCGGAGTTTACCACGTATGACGATCTTCAGTTCGATCGCAACAGTGTCAAGCGGCTTCCGGTGTACGTGTCGTACATCAACGTTAACGCCAAGCCGGGCACGTTCGTGAAGCAGGTGCAAGCAAAAGACAACGACTTTGCCGAAAATGGAAACGGATTGGTGATTTTTTCGCTAAGCGGACAAAACGATCTGCTTCAGTTTTCCGTTGATCCTAAAGATGGCGTGATCACCACAGCTTCAAAGTTTGTCCCACCTTCCGGTAGGAAGAGCTACCAGCACGTCAACGTAACGGTGATAGCTTCGGACTTTGGGACACCTCCGCGGTCGAGTTCGGCTCTGCTGATCGTCAACCTGCAAGGCGATCCCGATCGATCGAGCGTCTTCGACGAAAAGATCCCCCTCTTTCCGTACAAGTACTACGAGATCGAGCTGCGTGAGAACGACCACGCTCCGCGGGTGGTGCTGAACGTCACGTTGAACAAGAAGCACTCCAAGGAGCTGTTCCGGTGGCAGATCGTCAACGATGAGTTCGGTGAACGCTTCCGCATTGACGAGCGGAACGGGTCGCTGTGGTTGCTGCAGCCGCTTGATCGCGAGGAGCGAGAACTGTACGAGATCAAGATTCGGGTTGACAAGGTCAAGAATCGGGAGAGTCGGAACGTGCCGAGTGTGCTGTACGCGCTGGAGAACCCGGTCAGGAGGAAGTCCCACAAGCTGTACGACAACGAGGTCGAGATACTGATCAAGGTCATGGATGTGAACGACAATGCGCCGATTTTTAAGGAAAACGACGGTCCGATCATTGCGGTTGTTCCGGATCGTGCGAACTACGGCTACCCGGTGTTGAAAGTTGAGGCTTACGACGAAGACTCCGGGAACAACGGGGAAATTCGCTACTCACTGCTCAACGAACCGGCTCGCCTGTTCGACGTGGACGCCCTCACGGGTCAGATTCGACTGCTGAGTTCGCTGGTGACCTTCCAGGATCGAGTGTTCGGCTTCGACGTCAAAGCGACCGATCGCGTCGGTGCCGACGACGGAAAGTCCACGATCGCGAACGTGTTTGTGTACGTGCTGAACGCCCAACAGGAGGTCTGCCTGATACTCGCGGGACCCCCGGTGGAGATCGAGAAGCAGCTGGGTATGATCACGATCAGCCTGAGTATGGCCACCGGGTACGACGTCCGGATACGGGCGCTGGAGAGCAACGACAAGGTCGAGGACGCCACCAATTTGTACCTGTACGCCATCGATCGGAGGACCAACTCGCTGGTTGAGATGGGCGAACTTCAGAG ATCCTTGGCCGCGCTAGACATGGCCAACCTGAAGCCGAACCTGCCCATCATCGAGCTCACCGATCTGTCGTCGAACGCGCTCGAGCCGCACTCGTTCGACGCGGGTTCCGGGGCGGGCATGAAGGGCATCGAGCTGGCCACCGTCGTCATCGGGGGACTGATCTTTGCTGGCGGGACGGCAACGGCGCTGTGCATCGCGTGTGCCCGCTATCGACG CAATTATCGATACTGA